Below is a window of Sceloporus undulatus isolate JIND9_A2432 ecotype Alabama chromosome 9, SceUnd_v1.1, whole genome shotgun sequence DNA.
tacAGATTAGGAACTTTGGATCTTTGAAAGATTCTTGCATGGATCTTAAACATCCAAGGCGGTACTACTGTTGGTGACTCTTGCACTGACCTTTTAATGCAGGCGGCGCTACTATCGGTGTTCCAGTAGCACTCGGAGCCTTAGGCGTCACTGCAGCAGGTATTGCTGCTGGATCGGTGGCAGCAAGCATGATGTCTTCAGCCGCTGTCGCCGGTACTGGAGGAGTGGCCGCCGGGAGCCTTGTGGCCATCATGCAGTCGATCGGTATGTCTGCCATTTTCTAAGGGGTGCTGGCATGCCAGGCAGGGCCAATTTCTGCATCAATGCCAATACACTCGAGGTTCTTTTTATCTCACTGGTGGTCTTCACTGACCTTTTTCTTCCCAGGTGCTGCAGGACTATCGGTGGGAACCCAGGCTGCCAGCGCGGCAGGTGGAGCTGCGCTGGTTGGCCTCTTGCTTTAACAAAAGGATGTTAACAACAGCAGTCCCCAACAGCAGTCGTGCTGCGAGAAAAAATGCTTTGCTGCTAGTCAAGACACAAAAGCCATACTTGTGTCTTGATTTGCCTTTGTGACCGTCAAAGCGACTTGGGTCTCTTTTTCATGCTGCTATGCATtcatacaataaaacaacattccatctgttgggtgtgctataattctatgataAAATAAAGCTTTGGCAGATGAATTAATTGTAGTCTTATTTCTAactgctcaactgaagttttaagttatttgGGTGTGAGAAATATTGGGACTGAAGGGAAGTTTAAGGGGGCAATGCCTTGACTTTGTACCTATCTTTCCCATAGCTACACTCAGGTATAGAAAAAGAGGTGAGAGAGATCCAAATAGATGTAACTGATTTTACAGACATTTCCCCCTTGTCTACTATAGTCTGCAAGCAGACTGGAAGAAAATGACTAAAGTGAGATTGGACAGGGCTGGGAACAGGTTTAACCCCCATCCGCACATGCTCCTTTTTATTTAAAGCCTTGTATACACATGTAAAGATTTAAACATTGTAATGCTAGAAATGGTTCCACTGAAGATACACAAGGGATAAAACCACTTATTTTTTTGTAAAGATACATTTCTCGATGTTTCAAAGCATAAGAGATCCTTAAGAGAACTGTTGATGTTGATATGCCTCCTAGACAATACCATTGTTTCCAACCTTGGGAGCTGAGTTTACCCAAATGGTAAACTCCTAGGGATTCTAGTTAGAGACtggggaaaaaagcaaagaaactCCAATCCCTCAATATAGATATAGGAGTGGGGAAACTGTTCTCCTTCCACCAGCCAGCATCTCACATGGAGATGATGGGGATCACAGTTTGATGTATGTTGAAGGCACTACTAGACTGTTCTTGAATTAGTAGGTGGTTTCATTTCACCTGGGCATATTGTTAGTTtgggaaggaaacaaaaaattaaacacattttTATAGTGTAGGAACTTCCTAATATTGTGTTAATATCCAGGAACACGTCCACTTTTTTACAAGGTGTGTATCGACACTTTCAAAAGCATGTATTTGTGGGGATTTTGGTCTCTGCTGTAATTCAGCACCAGACTGTAAGGAATCCTGTCTTCCATATTCCATGTAAGAAAGGATTTAGTCACAGAGAGCAGCGCCATTTACGTCCAACAGAAACGTCTACCCGTGTATTTTTGGTTAGCTTGGGAAAGACAGCAAAATGTGATGCTCGCATTGTCAATAGGATTTGTGCAGTCAGGACAAATAATATGTTCCCTTCTGGTTCTGTATTGCTGCCCTCTCCCCCAAAATTGACTATTTAGTCTAAGCAATGTGTCTATCAATGGCTGCTAGATGATGGAGCTGACTAGAACCTCCATGGGCAGTAGAACTGTACCAACCTTTCCCAATCGGTGTGTTCACTCCCACCTTTCTTGGTCAGGCTGGTAAGCgtgttgtaatccaaaatgtgaTTGGGGGGAGACCTTTCCTTCTCCGGTGTTGTACAAACTTTATTGCTTCCCTCCGCCCAAAACCAGGAGTAGGATACAGCCTCTCCAAAAGCAGCTTCCAGATTTGGGTTACTTGGACACCCCTGCGATGAAGCTTCTGACTGGATAAGGAAGGGGTCTTTGGCGCAGAAACACCTGTTATTATACCCATGAGACTCAAGGGTTCCCATCTTTCCAGAAAAGGATTATGCCCATTACAAGGGGATTCTGTTCTGACCCTACTTGCGAAACCCAACACCCCAGAGAACCGAAAACAAGAATCCCTCCAAGTTGCTTTGGAGGCAGAAAGAAAACTTGAAACTCATCCATCATATACAAATATACTGTTTTATTCTACGGGAATCGTTCGATTAACTTCTATCAAGGAAAAAAAACCAGGGGaaattttttctcttcttcttcttaaaagaTTCAAACAAGATGGTTTGGGTATTTCCCTTGCTGCTTATTATTccctgaaggaaaaaaataaaataaatttcacacGATttctaagaaaaacaaaacaaaaaaccagtcCGACAGACATAAATAGCTGCACTTCTGAGGATTTTCCACCTACTGTGGGCTTCTCAATCACAGATGAAGAGGACTCTGGGCAGACTGAACATGCAACCAAGACACcacttatttctttttaatccttTACAGAGCCATACAGTAAATTGTATCTGTTAAGAAACAtaaaactttcattttaaaaaaaaatgagggacTTTATTTTAAagttccagaaaaaaaaacaacatatttgCTGTCGAAATTAATAACAGTGCATCTGCTATTCAACTACTAATTCTTACAGCTACAGGGAGAACCTGAAGGGCAGGGAGGAAGAGTCGGTGGAATATAAGTATCTTAAAACATCTGGGAGAGAATAGTGTTCTTCGAAACTGGAAATTTTACTGGAAAGGTCATGGCCAGTAATAACGTTTCCTTCTGACTTCTAAATTTTTATCTTGAGATCTAAAATGAAAAGTGGGATCTCTGTTCAGAAATGGCAAGCGATGGAGGATGAGGggcagggaaaaaaatcaaagggaGTAAGGGAGGtgctttaaacaaaaatatttcccccCACATAATTTCTGCATTTCAAATATACACCAGTGAACTTCAATACAAGGCAGGGGACAAGGACGACCAAGTACACGACGgcaaaagaggagaagaagaagactacTTTCTGATTTTATTGTTACCTTTGTTACTGTTAAAAAGAATACCCCAAACACACCCACGCACACAAAAAAAGGAGGTTT
It encodes the following:
- the LOC121916086 gene encoding interferon alpha-inducible protein 27-like protein 2A yields the protein MAKLVIGALVGLGGATIGVPVALGALGVTAAGIAAGSVAASMMSSAAVAGTGGVAAGSLVAIMQSIGAAGLSVGTQAASAAGGAALVGLLL